From the Deltaproteobacteria bacterium genome, one window contains:
- a CDS encoding zinc ribbon domain-containing protein gives MPLYEFRCEKCGGVSAFREKMFERQPLFFGRRKCSHCGSKKINKIISRVAGHVERTYNEQLNELKSMGNVTFIPEEMMKRPEPPGGVCPYHQAHVEEEKKLASAESEKKAKSPIVLSS, from the coding sequence ATGCCGCTTTACGAGTTTCGATGCGAGAAGTGCGGCGGCGTATCGGCGTTTCGCGAGAAGATGTTCGAGCGCCAGCCGCTGTTTTTCGGGCGGCGCAAATGCTCGCACTGCGGTTCGAAGAAGATCAACAAGATCATATCGCGCGTCGCCGGTCATGTGGAACGAACCTACAACGAACAACTCAATGAACTAAAGTCGATGGGCAATGTCACCTTCATTCCCGAGGAAATGATGAAGCGGCCGGAGCCACCGGGCGGCGTTTGCCCTTACCACCAGGCGCACGTCGAGGAAGAAAAAAAGCTGGCATCGGCCGAATCCGAGAAAAAGGCCAAGTCACCCATCGTTCTGAGTTCGTGA
- a CDS encoding diaminopimelate epimerase yields MRSGVVNVPFSKLAGTGNDFLIIDHRQSFLPPGEMPEFVRKVCRRAQSVGADGVIFVERHPKLDFAWRFFNADGGEAEMCGNGARCVSRFAFARGLAGKTMQFQTVAGVIESQILDERRVKVRLTRAHDDREVSLSLPAGNVNGHMVNTGVPHVVVQVADVSTVDVETLGAQIRYAAQFAPAGTNANFVQIVGEHDLVIRTYERGVEGETLACGTGCVAAATMLVKSGAVNAPVNLRVRSGETLTVHFSGDDPLNSDAWLEGPTQWICDGELRPEAWQGA; encoded by the coding sequence ATGCGGAGTGGCGTCGTGAACGTCCCGTTTTCCAAATTGGCCGGCACCGGCAACGACTTTCTGATCATCGATCACCGGCAGTCGTTTCTTCCGCCGGGGGAGATGCCGGAGTTCGTCCGCAAGGTCTGCCGACGCGCGCAGTCGGTCGGAGCCGACGGCGTGATTTTTGTCGAACGCCACCCGAAACTTGACTTCGCCTGGCGCTTCTTCAACGCCGACGGTGGCGAAGCCGAAATGTGCGGCAACGGCGCGCGTTGCGTCAGCCGGTTTGCGTTCGCGCGAGGTTTGGCCGGCAAGACGATGCAGTTTCAGACCGTTGCCGGTGTCATCGAATCGCAGATTCTCGACGAGCGCCGCGTGAAAGTGCGCCTCACCCGCGCGCACGATGACCGCGAGGTGTCGCTCAGCCTGCCGGCGGGAAACGTGAACGGGCACATGGTCAACACCGGTGTCCCGCATGTCGTCGTTCAGGTCGCCGATGTGAGCACGGTCGACGTGGAAACGCTCGGCGCGCAGATTCGCTACGCGGCGCAATTCGCGCCCGCGGGGACCAACGCGAACTTTGTGCAGATCGTGGGCGAGCACGACTTGGTGATCCGCACCTACGAACGCGGCGTCGAGGGCGAAACCCTCGCGTGCGGAACGGGGTGCGTCGCCGCCGCGACGATGCTGGTGAAAAGCGGCGCGGTGAACGCGCCGGTGAATCTGCGAGTGCGTTCCGGCGAAACACTGACGGTGCATTTCTCGGGCGACGACCCGCTGAATTCCGACGCGTGGCTCGAAGGTCCGACGCAGTGGATCTGCGACGGCGAACTTCGGCCCGAAGCCTGGCAGGGGGCATAA